In Pongo pygmaeus isolate AG05252 chromosome 19, NHGRI_mPonPyg2-v2.0_pri, whole genome shotgun sequence, the genomic stretch GCAGCCCTGTCTTAGCCCTGGCTGCCCTCCACAGTGTATCGTCATGTTCCTGCTACCTTCCCGACCCCTATGCTCAGCCTGGAATTGTTGGAGGAGACAGCAAGGACATTCAGAAGAGTCAGTTGGTTACCAGTGCCTTCGTGTTTACTCTTTTATGTGTTAGATCCTGAGTTGGGGGTGGGGTTTGATAAGGAAGGGGTGGTATAGCTAGAATGCAAACTAATAACTTCATctgctttactttttcttttgttgacaaACTGTCACCTTTTCTACTCCAAACTGACCAAGAAGTTGTATTTGCTATTTGTGGCTACTCAAGTCCTACTGCCCAGCCAAGGGTCCCTACAATGTCTCAGCCCAATGGGTtggttaaaaagagagagagagtgagagagagagagggaggtcaCTCTCATTTTTGTATCAAAATTGCCCTTCTTTTTAGCAAGTGTGTGAACTCACAGTGCTTTCTATGACTAAACCATGGATCACATGAAAgatcatttttcttaaagaaaacaaaaattgtctAAATTTTTGTTTAGACAATTTTGGTTAGACAATCCCCAGAGGGGACCAGCAAATACTTAATAGAAGATTATATATTTCCTGTGAGTGCATATGGCTTGGGGTGACCTGATTCTGTAAAGCAAATGTTATTGTCCTcctcaaattcatgtgttgaattctatgtgatggtatttggaggtggggccttggaaGGTGATTAAGTTCATGAAGGCAGGgacctcatgaatggaattggtGCCCCTATCAAAGGGACTGCAGAGAGCTCCCTCATCCCTTCTGTCATGTAAAGACACAGTAAAAAGGTGGCATGAACCAGGAAGCCAGCCCTCTGTAGACACGGAATCTGCTGACCATTTGACCTTAGATTTTATcatctccaaaactgtgagaaatcaattttcTATGGTACCTAGTCTACGGCATTCTGTTTTGACACCCAGATTAGCTAAAGTACCAGCATATCAACTTGCACACATAATTCTTGGAAACTGATGCCAAATCCATGATGGTAAAAGGTGATTGATCTGCCAGAGGCATGAGCCTACATAATCTCTCCACAACAAACCAGAGACTCAAAACAGGCAAGAGTGGGTCAAGGTCTTCTAAAAGCCATACCTGAAAGGTTTCCAATAACACTTCACTCGATGGTAATTCAATCACacaaacaaccacaacaaaagaCACAACTATCAGAGATTTTCAGGATAGCCTCAAAAACACCATCTAATATTAGGGAGTTCAAAAAGGCAAGAAGTTTCAGAAAtcaaactttatttatatttcatttcataaaCTTGTAATTCTAACACCATTAATCAATGCTAGGGCAGGTGGTGGCATGGAGAGCCTGGGGCACAAAGGCTGTCTTTTAAAGCTTTGCTTGCTGTACCCTTTGGAGCCACCTCCTTGTCCCTTCACCCCCTGCCCACCTCTTAAGAGCCCATTTGGGGCAGCACATTAGGGGCAAACAGCCTGGATACCCAGTTGCAGACACACATCCATGCCTGGAGGAGAAGATTGCATCTGAGAGCAGTAGAAGCTGCTGGAACTCTTCTTCCCAGCCTTCTTTTAATGCTCTTGCACACCTCCTGCACACAGATAGACCCCACCAGCATTAGCACAATAAACAGACCCTGCAGCAGCAGGGCTGTGGTTCTAGTGAATGAGAGAAGCCTCTCTCCAGCAAGATAGAGGAGTCCAGTCTGAATGCCCTGGTCTCTGCCTCTATGTTTTCCACCATGCCCAGGACTAGGGGCAGCATGGGAGCAGCTGGCTGGGGCTGTGCTTGTCACCCCCTCCCTCCCACTTCTCTCTCCAGCCACACTTTCAGCTCCAGGGTGAAGGCCAGTGGCTACAATAGGTGCCATGATTTCAGGCAGCTCCTGGCTGGGCTGGTCCTTGGCTGGAGCTCCCTCCAGCTCCAGTGCTCTCTCTGGAGGGGGCTCTTCCCATGCTGGCTCTGGCTCTACAGCTGGTGCTGCAAGTGCTCCTATTTCTGCATATGGACCAAGAGCTGAAAATGGAGAAAGGGTGACCAGTGTCAGTCACTTTCCATGGAATTTCCAAACACAGAGAAAACCTCACTGAATTCAAAGGAATTCCAGCCCAAAAGCACCACCCCTGAAAagtctcccaggctgcagccaCCTCACCATGTGTCTGTGCCTCCATGGGCTCCCATGGAGCTGGTTATGGGGCTGACTCTAGGATGTGGGTGCCTGGTTACCAGAGTTCTAAGTTCTGTCTGGGTCTGTCATCAAGGAAGTGAGGTTGCTTCTTTAAAGTTCTGTCCCCTCAGCCCCTTCCTTCCATAAGCCTACTCAGGACTTCACTGGGCTACTGACTACTCACCCTCCCCTCAGGTCATCTCCTTACCTGTACACAGTTATGTCCACCCAGGGTCTGCTTGGACACCTATGCCTGATGTTCACCAGGGGCCGGATGTCTTCCTCAGGCCTGATGTCCACCTAGGGCCTGATGTCTGCCTTGGGCCTATGTCCCTCTTGGGGCCTTGTGTTCACCTGGGGACTGTATCCAGCTGGGGCCTGATGGCCTACTGGGTCTTGCTGTTCACCTAAGGCCTTGTGTCCACCTGGGGACTGGTGATcacctggggcctgggtgtcAACTTAAGGCTGGATGTGCAACTAAGGCCTGAGTTTTCACCTGGGCCTGATGATCACCTGAGGACTGGGTGTGTGCCTTGGgtcttttcccttttcctgaaCAGGGCTTGCAGTTTCCAAACCAGACACAATCTCCCagttggagaaagaaaaaggatcttAGACGATAGTGAGACAAATTTCAGGAAACTCCATCCAAATAAGTAAATGAGAATGAGGATAGGATTCATTGTAAGTAACATTCTCAGTTGGTGTTCCAAAGTTATCTTTtgcctgggtacagtggctcacacctgtaatcccagctctttgggagcccaaggtggaaggatcactagaggccaacagtttgagaccagcttgggcaatagattGAGACCctcaactctgaaaaaaaaattaaaaaatttaccaggcatggtggcatgtgcctgcagtcccagctactttggaggctgaggtggg encodes the following:
- the LOC129017773 gene encoding CMT1A duplicated region transcript 15 protein-like protein: MEAQTHALGPYAEIGALAAPAVEPEPAWEEPPPERALELEGAPAKDQPSQELPEIMAPIVATGLHPGAESVAGERSGREGVTSTAPASCSHAAPSPGHGGKHRGRDQGIQTGLLYLAGERLLSFTRTTALLLQGLFIVLMLVGSICVQEVCKSIKRRLGRRVPAASTALRCNLLLQAWMCVCNWVSRLFAPNVLPQMGS